In Comamonadaceae bacterium OS-1, a single window of DNA contains:
- the kshB gene encoding 3-ketosteroid-9-alpha-monooxygenase, ferredoxin reductase component: protein MPTPFYAPDFAAPVSSPWNSDQDETLRCVHIRQETHDVKTFVLAANGPRNFRYLPGQFLTLELEIGGEKINRCYTLSSTPTRPDLVSITVKRVPGGTVSNWLHDNVRVGMELGAMGPSGEFSCFKSPAKSYLFLSGGSGVTPLMSMARALHDLGSDADIVFVHCARTPADVLFAEELTLMARNMPHFRIALVCEQHTPGSNYAGHLGRLDAARLAHIAPDFMQRDVYTCGPAPFMAAVRGLLAGAGFDMPRYREESFSFETLVADAAHAPVNPEVAVENTEITYKIDLQKMGKSFTCPSDQTVLQASVAAGFRLPSSCSGGACGTCKTKKISGTVEMKHAGGIRQREIDQGWFLPCCSKPTSDIVMDR from the coding sequence ATGCCCACCCCTTTCTACGCCCCCGACTTCGCAGCCCCGGTGTCGTCGCCCTGGAACTCCGACCAGGACGAAACCCTGCGCTGCGTGCACATCCGCCAAGAAACCCACGATGTGAAAACCTTTGTGCTGGCCGCCAACGGCCCGCGCAACTTCCGCTACCTGCCCGGCCAGTTCCTCACCCTGGAGCTGGAAATTGGTGGCGAAAAGATCAACCGCTGCTACACCCTGTCCAGCACGCCCACCCGGCCCGACCTGGTGAGCATCACCGTCAAGCGGGTACCCGGCGGCACGGTGTCCAACTGGCTGCACGATAACGTGCGCGTCGGCATGGAATTGGGCGCCATGGGGCCGTCTGGCGAATTCAGCTGCTTCAAGTCGCCCGCCAAAAGCTATTTATTCCTGTCCGGTGGCAGCGGTGTCACCCCGCTGATGTCCATGGCCCGCGCCCTGCACGACCTGGGCAGCGATGCCGACATTGTGTTTGTGCACTGCGCCCGCACCCCTGCCGACGTGCTGTTTGCCGAAGAGCTGACCCTGATGGCGCGCAACATGCCGCACTTTCGCATCGCCCTGGTTTGCGAACAGCACACACCCGGCAGCAACTACGCCGGACACCTGGGCCGGCTGGATGCGGCCCGCCTGGCCCACATCGCCCCCGATTTCATGCAGCGCGATGTCTACACCTGCGGCCCGGCCCCGTTCATGGCCGCCGTGCGCGGCCTGCTGGCCGGTGCCGGATTCGACATGCCGCGCTACCGCGAAGAAAGCTTTTCTTTTGAAACCCTGGTGGCCGATGCCGCACACGCGCCGGTTAATCCAGAGGTCGCAGTAGAAAATACCGAAATCACATACAAAATCGATCTGCAGAAAATGGGCAAATCATTTACCTGCCCTTCCGATCAAACTGTATTGCAGGCCTCGGTGGCTGCTGGATTCCGCTTGCCATCATCGTGTAGCGGTGGTGCATGCGGCACCTGCAAAACCAAAAAAATATCGGGAACGGTAGAAATGAAGCATGCTGGCGGCATTCGCCAGCGAGAAATAGACCAGGGTTGGTTTTTACCCTGTTGCAGCAAACCGACGAGTGACATCGTCATGGATCGCTAG
- the etfA_2 gene encoding electron transfer flavoprotein subunit alpha has protein sequence MNTFATVRRVDPRRPAIITPAGLRRIILGSSEGERLAAHAAHGPVVKPVRSPGPFTHCTLVVTHAERGALTDGARQAIAAAAILASAETEVVVAVLGACGDDAAALGVDKLLVLENFDPSAYQPSACVQWLQGLHATLAPAQWLLADSGADGQLGRRFAIAAGLGLQCGVVELAADSLRVPANVQQDWLRPHAPVLLLAKGVASTKLPFVGLGLRAAAPALPAVPDAGIEDLGMKAGDPQTLALEEADFILAAGNGVTDLPLFHALALEVGAAVGASRVAVDDGRFARTQQIGATGKTVSASGYLALGISGAVQHLQGIKDCRHVIAVNLDASAPIARRADLTVVEDSAALMQALLGLVKKEKEGV, from the coding sequence ATGAACACATTTGCCACCGTGCGCCGCGTGGATCCACGCCGCCCCGCCATCATCACGCCTGCAGGCCTGCGCCGCATCATCCTGGGCAGCAGCGAAGGCGAACGCCTGGCCGCCCACGCGGCCCATGGCCCAGTGGTCAAACCGGTGCGCAGCCCAGGCCCGTTCACCCACTGCACCCTGGTCGTCACCCATGCCGAGCGCGGCGCGCTGACCGACGGCGCGCGCCAGGCCATCGCCGCCGCCGCCATCCTGGCCTCGGCAGAGACCGAAGTCGTGGTGGCCGTGCTGGGTGCCTGCGGTGACGATGCCGCCGCCCTGGGCGTGGACAAGTTGCTGGTGCTGGAGAATTTCGACCCCAGCGCCTACCAACCCAGCGCCTGCGTGCAGTGGCTGCAAGGCCTGCATGCCACACTGGCCCCGGCACAGTGGCTCTTGGCCGACAGCGGAGCCGACGGCCAGTTGGGCCGCCGTTTTGCCATTGCGGCAGGCCTGGGCCTGCAATGCGGCGTGGTCGAACTGGCGGCAGACAGCCTGCGCGTGCCCGCCAATGTGCAGCAAGACTGGCTGCGCCCCCACGCACCCGTGCTGTTGCTGGCCAAGGGTGTCGCCAGCACCAAGCTGCCGTTTGTTGGCCTGGGCCTGCGCGCCGCCGCACCGGCTTTACCTGCTGTGCCCGATGCCGGTATCGAAGACCTCGGCATGAAGGCCGGTGACCCGCAAACTTTGGCACTGGAAGAGGCCGACTTCATCCTGGCCGCAGGCAACGGCGTGACCGACCTGCCCCTGTTCCACGCCCTGGCGCTGGAAGTGGGCGCGGCGGTGGGCGCCTCGCGCGTGGCGGTGGACGATGGCCGCTTTGCCCGTACGCAACAAATTGGTGCCACCGGCAAAACCGTCTCGGCCTCGGGCTACCTGGCCCTGGGTATCTCCGGCGCAGTGCAGCATCTGCAAGGTATCAAGGACTGCCGCCACGTGATCGCAGTGAACCTGGATGCCTCGGCCCCCATTGCCCGCCGTGCCGACCTGACCGTGGTGGAAGACAGCGCGGCCTTGATGCAGGCTCTGCTGGGCTTGGTGAAAAAAGAAAAGGAGGGCGTATGA
- a CDS encoding IS3 family transposase ISPosp5, whose translation MSYQFVEQLHKKAVTVERLCRVLGVSRSGYYGARQRTKLAPKACLLSTQLKAEFAASGRVYGSRRLGAVLRAQGLHIGRYRVRRLMRENRLRALWRRKFVHTTDSGHALPVSDNLLARRFNPNLPNQAWVSDITYIRTRSGWLYLAVVLDLYARKVVGWAMAPTMHAELVCAALQLAIAQRRPAPGLIIHSDRGSQYASALHQALLVRHGLVGSMSRKGNCWDNAVMERFFLSLKTERAWQRDYANHAEAMTDIADYIVGFYNSVRLHSKLGNLPPNAFEQQSAIKQPIAVSEKT comes from the coding sequence ATGAGCTACCAGTTCGTCGAGCAGTTGCACAAGAAGGCCGTCACCGTTGAGCGGCTATGCCGGGTGCTGGGCGTCAGCCGTTCAGGCTACTACGGTGCCCGTCAGCGCACCAAGCTCGCGCCCAAGGCCTGCTTGCTCAGCACGCAATTGAAGGCCGAGTTTGCCGCCAGCGGCCGCGTCTATGGCAGCCGTCGCCTTGGCGCGGTGCTGCGTGCTCAGGGGCTGCACATCGGGCGTTACCGCGTACGGCGTTTGATGCGCGAGAACAGGCTGCGGGCCCTGTGGCGGCGCAAGTTCGTCCACACCACCGACAGCGGTCATGCGCTGCCGGTCTCAGACAACCTGCTGGCACGGCGCTTCAATCCGAACCTCCCTAATCAGGCCTGGGTGAGCGACATCACCTACATCCGCACGCGCAGCGGCTGGCTGTACCTGGCGGTGGTGCTGGACCTGTACGCGCGCAAAGTCGTGGGCTGGGCGATGGCGCCGACCATGCATGCCGAGTTGGTGTGCGCGGCGCTGCAGTTGGCCATCGCGCAGCGCCGCCCCGCGCCAGGGCTGATTATTCATTCCGACCGTGGAAGCCAATACGCCAGCGCGTTGCACCAGGCATTGCTGGTGCGCCACGGCTTGGTCGGCAGCATGAGCCGCAAGGGCAACTGTTGGGACAACGCGGTCATGGAGCGCTTCTTCCTGAGCCTCAAGACGGAGCGGGCTTGGCAGCGCGATTACGCCAACCACGCTGAGGCCATGACCGACATCGCCGACTACATCGTTGGCTTCTACAACAGCGTACGGCTGCACTCCAAACTGGGCAACTTGCCACCCAATGCTTTCGAGCAGCAATCGGCAATCAAACAACCTATCGCGGTGTCCGAAAAAACTTGA
- a CDS encoding insertion element IS6110 uncharacterized 12.0 kDa protein, translating to MTKKQRRTFNAEFKLQVVQMIREQGLSVTEVCRDLKLGETAVRRWLAQADEEAAGRPGIGKPLTAEQQRIRQLEAENKQLRGDVDILKKASAFFARELR from the coding sequence ATGACCAAGAAGCAAAGACGGACATTCAACGCGGAGTTCAAGCTGCAAGTCGTGCAGATGATTCGCGAGCAGGGCTTGAGCGTGACTGAGGTTTGCCGCGACCTAAAGCTCGGCGAGACGGCCGTAAGGCGCTGGCTGGCGCAAGCCGATGAAGAGGCTGCAGGCCGACCCGGTATCGGCAAACCGCTCACCGCCGAGCAGCAACGCATCCGCCAGTTGGAGGCCGAGAACAAGCAACTGCGCGGCGACGTAGATATCCTAAAAAAAGCATCGGCCTTCTTTGCCCGCGAGCTTCGATGA
- a CDS encoding carnitine monooxygenase oxygenase subunit: MTTTNATLSAQTLLTRELLARRRPGYSLEAPFYLSETILQTDMEHIFGKHWIFVAVEPQVPEAGDYITVDFGTNSILIVRDDDMNIQAFHNVCRHRGSRLCASQQGVVGNIVCPYHQWTYDLTGKLIHAKHMGDDFDPSGLGLKPVHIRNMAGLLFICLAENPPEDFEQMAAEMTPYIAPHQLSQCKVAAQIDIVEDCNWKLTMENNRECYHCMSNHPELTISLYEYGFGYQPNEDNKADLQRFQDIMAANHERWEGMGLPSAEIDTLDDRITGFRTQRLPIDRSGQSQTMNAEVASKKLLADFVDPALGGLSFWTQPNSWHHFMSDHIVSFTVLPISATKTLVRTTWCVHKDAVEGVDYTKENLTAVWNATNDQDRRLVEESQIGISTGAYQPGPYSPFTEGLVEKFCNWYVNRLSVLTR; the protein is encoded by the coding sequence ATGACCACCACAAACGCCACCCTTTCTGCGCAAACCCTGCTGACCCGCGAACTGCTGGCCCGCCGCCGCCCTGGCTACAGCCTGGAGGCCCCGTTCTACCTCAGCGAAACCATCCTGCAGACCGATATGGAGCACATCTTCGGCAAGCACTGGATCTTTGTGGCGGTGGAGCCGCAGGTGCCCGAAGCCGGTGACTACATCACCGTTGATTTCGGCACCAATTCGATCCTGATCGTGCGCGACGACGACATGAACATCCAGGCCTTCCACAACGTCTGCCGCCACCGCGGTTCGCGCCTGTGCGCCAGCCAGCAGGGCGTGGTGGGCAACATCGTCTGCCCCTACCACCAGTGGACCTACGACCTGACCGGCAAACTGATCCATGCCAAGCACATGGGCGACGACTTCGACCCCAGCGGCCTGGGCCTCAAACCCGTGCACATCCGCAACATGGCCGGGCTGCTATTCATCTGCCTGGCCGAAAACCCGCCCGAAGACTTCGAGCAGATGGCCGCCGAAATGACCCCCTACATCGCCCCGCACCAGCTCAGCCAGTGCAAGGTGGCGGCGCAGATCGACATCGTGGAAGACTGCAACTGGAAGCTGACGATGGAGAACAACCGCGAGTGCTACCACTGCATGAGCAACCACCCCGAGCTGACCATTTCGCTGTACGAATACGGCTTTGGCTACCAGCCCAACGAAGACAACAAGGCCGATCTGCAGCGCTTCCAGGACATCATGGCCGCCAACCACGAGCGCTGGGAAGGCATGGGCCTGCCCTCGGCCGAGATCGACACGCTGGACGACCGCATCACCGGCTTCCGTACCCAGCGCCTGCCCATCGACCGCTCGGGCCAGTCGCAAACCATGAACGCCGAAGTCGCTTCCAAGAAGCTGCTGGCCGACTTTGTGGACCCGGCCCTGGGCGGCCTGTCTTTCTGGACCCAGCCCAACTCCTGGCACCACTTCATGAGTGACCACATCGTCAGCTTCACCGTGCTGCCGATCTCGGCCACCAAAACCCTGGTGCGCACCACCTGGTGCGTGCACAAGGACGCAGTCGAAGGCGTGGACTACACCAAGGAAAACCTCACCGCCGTGTGGAACGCCACCAACGACCAGGACCGCCGCCTGGTGGAAGAGTCGCAGATCGGCATCTCCACCGGTGCCTACCAGCCCGGCCCGTACTCGCCCTTCACCGAAGGCCTGGTGGAAAAGTTCTGCAACTGGTACGTGAACCGCCTGAGCGTCCTGACGCGTTGA
- the ousV gene encoding glycine betaine/choline transport system ATP-binding protein OusV translates to MSQPKISVKNLYKIFGSNIAPAQKMLAEGRSKDEVFATTGHVVGVNKVSFDVAAGEIYVLMGLSGSGKSTLIRLINRLVEPSSGSINIDGEDIAKLPQPELVKWRRKRVAMVFQSFALMPHRNVLDNAAFGLEMAGTDRKTRETRAMEVLSQVGLQTYAAKFPSQLSGGMQQRVGLARALAVDPDILLMDEAFSALDPLKRVEMQGLMLELQKKQQRTVLFVSHDLEEALRIGTRIAIMEGGNLVQEGTAHEIITKPANDYVRRFFEGVDTSRYLTAADLLDPALNGHSYTGGPRLPWSTTLPEAMKIVLGGDQPVGVFNDAEQCLGCISARSLLIKMSQEARHV, encoded by the coding sequence ATGTCCCAGCCCAAGATCAGCGTTAAAAATTTATACAAGATATTTGGAAGCAATATAGCCCCGGCCCAAAAAATGCTGGCCGAAGGGCGCAGCAAAGACGAGGTGTTTGCCACCACCGGCCACGTGGTCGGGGTCAACAAAGTCAGCTTTGATGTGGCCGCAGGCGAGATCTATGTGCTCATGGGCCTGTCGGGTTCGGGCAAGTCCACACTGATCCGGCTGATCAACCGCCTGGTGGAGCCGTCGTCGGGCTCCATCAACATCGACGGCGAAGACATCGCCAAGCTGCCCCAGCCCGAGCTGGTGAAATGGCGGCGCAAGCGGGTGGCCATGGTGTTCCAGTCGTTCGCCCTCATGCCACACCGCAACGTACTGGATAACGCTGCCTTCGGCCTGGAAATGGCCGGAACAGACCGCAAAACCCGCGAAACCCGTGCCATGGAGGTGCTCAGCCAGGTGGGCCTGCAAACCTATGCCGCCAAGTTCCCGTCGCAGCTCTCGGGTGGTATGCAGCAACGCGTAGGCCTGGCCCGCGCCCTGGCGGTCGACCCCGACATCCTGCTGATGGACGAAGCCTTCTCGGCGCTCGACCCGCTCAAGCGCGTGGAAATGCAGGGCCTGATGCTGGAACTGCAAAAAAAGCAGCAGCGCACCGTGCTGTTTGTGTCGCACGACCTGGAAGAGGCCCTGCGCATTGGCACCCGCATCGCCATCATGGAAGGCGGTAATCTGGTGCAGGAGGGCACCGCCCACGAGATCATCACCAAGCCCGCCAATGACTACGTGCGGCGCTTCTTCGAAGGCGTGGACACCTCGCGCTACCTCACGGCCGCCGACCTGCTCGACCCCGCTTTGAACGGCCACTCGTACACCGGCGGGCCGCGCCTGCCCTGGTCCACCACCCTGCCCGAGGCCATGAAGATCGTGCTCGGGGGCGACCAACCCGTGGGCGTGTTCAACGATGCCGAACAATGCCTTGGCTGCATTTCTGCCCGCAGCCTGCTCATCAAAATGTCCCAAGAGGCCCGCCATGTCTGA
- the pknD_4 gene encoding serine/threonine-protein kinase PknD, which yields MAEHGAVPQNVPADAASLPVGYRMLEYQIQSVLGSGGFGITYLARDDNLDLTVAIKEYFPSGLVARGENHAVAVREGHQGAQAKYDWGLQRFLDEARALASFRHPNIVRVLRYFKQNDSAYIVMEYEVGQRLKRWVPHHAPLTRDALLSIIHPLLDGLDAVHQTGFLHRDIKPDNIYVRADGTPVLLDFGAARRVSSDSAMTNIISPGFAPFEQYHSQGKQGAWTDIYSLGAVMYWMTTGEKPIESAARVTQDTMLPASSLGDAGVFGAKLLQAIDWALLPDESRRPQSVAVFRAAILEAAKPQANDLLSFHLAPENGLTNRTAASRIPADQRRNLLCTILFLDLVGYSIRSVDGQVALKKVFNGLIVKALHGIAEETRIAIDTGDGAAICFLGDPEEALQSAMLLRDLLGQRYGSHMAVRMGLHMGPVRIISDINERVNVVGDGINVAKRVMDFAQANQLLVSRSYFDVISRITDSTAELCRYLGQHADKHGRLHEVYAVEGHAPGTETTLKVAPPPGATTYTTTVRLQTANVLAPEQVLEIETELSRHIGPLARVLVRKVLPLAQDIAHLRETLAPAIQESRTRASFLAGTAAVGQAQPGSKTAPSGFQATTGAGSLTPEGLGSRPMPLSQAPSQPVVSRPNKLGNPGASQSVSQLQSQSQSSMHPFAISSDELATIELALSKFIGPIARVLIRKKAGHCTSFKDFIATIAQTIDRPDQRELFIQSLKRALPKRTY from the coding sequence ATGGCGGAGCACGGCGCAGTGCCACAAAACGTTCCAGCCGATGCGGCCAGCCTGCCGGTGGGCTACCGCATGCTCGAATACCAGATCCAGAGCGTGCTGGGCAGCGGCGGCTTTGGCATCACCTACCTGGCCCGCGACGACAACCTGGACCTGACGGTGGCCATCAAGGAATACTTCCCCAGCGGCTTGGTGGCCCGGGGCGAGAACCACGCCGTGGCGGTGCGCGAAGGCCACCAGGGTGCGCAGGCCAAGTACGACTGGGGGCTGCAGCGCTTTCTGGACGAGGCCCGGGCCCTGGCCTCGTTCCGCCACCCCAACATCGTGCGGGTGCTGCGCTATTTCAAGCAAAACGACAGCGCCTACATCGTGATGGAGTACGAGGTGGGCCAGCGCCTGAAGCGCTGGGTGCCCCACCATGCGCCGCTGACCCGCGACGCGCTGCTGTCCATCATCCACCCGCTGCTGGACGGCCTGGACGCGGTGCACCAGACCGGCTTTTTGCACCGCGACATCAAGCCCGACAACATCTATGTGCGCGCCGACGGCACCCCGGTGCTGCTGGACTTTGGCGCGGCCCGCCGCGTCAGCAGCGACAGCGCCATGACCAACATCATCAGCCCGGGTTTTGCGCCGTTCGAGCAGTACCACTCCCAGGGCAAGCAGGGGGCCTGGACCGATATCTATTCGCTGGGCGCGGTGATGTACTGGATGACCACAGGTGAAAAGCCTATCGAGTCGGCCGCCCGTGTGACGCAGGACACCATGCTGCCCGCATCCAGCCTGGGCGATGCCGGGGTGTTTGGGGCCAAATTGCTGCAGGCCATCGACTGGGCGCTGCTGCCCGATGAAAGCCGCCGCCCGCAGTCGGTGGCCGTGTTCCGCGCCGCCATCCTAGAGGCCGCCAAGCCGCAGGCCAACGACCTGTTGAGCTTCCACCTGGCCCCGGAGAATGGCCTGACCAACCGCACGGCTGCGTCCCGCATTCCGGCCGACCAGCGACGTAACCTGCTGTGCACCATTTTGTTTCTGGACCTGGTGGGCTACTCGATCCGCTCGGTGGACGGCCAGGTGGCGCTGAAGAAGGTGTTCAACGGGTTGATCGTCAAGGCCTTGCACGGCATTGCAGAAGAAACTCGCATTGCCATCGACACCGGCGACGGCGCGGCCATCTGCTTCCTGGGCGACCCTGAGGAGGCCTTGCAGTCGGCCATGCTGCTGCGCGACCTGCTGGGGCAGCGCTACGGCAGCCATATGGCGGTGCGCATGGGCCTGCACATGGGGCCGGTGCGCATCATTTCGGACATCAATGAACGGGTGAACGTGGTGGGCGACGGCATCAACGTGGCCAAGCGGGTGATGGACTTTGCCCAGGCCAACCAGTTGCTGGTGTCGCGCTCGTACTTCGATGTGATTTCGCGCATCACGGACAGCACGGCCGAGCTGTGCCGCTACCTGGGCCAGCACGCCGACAAGCATGGTCGCCTGCACGAGGTGTATGCGGTGGAAGGCCATGCGCCGGGCACCGAGACTACGCTGAAAGTGGCCCCACCGCCAGGCGCCACCACCTACACCACCACGGTACGGTTGCAGACCGCCAATGTGCTGGCCCCCGAGCAGGTGCTGGAGATCGAAACCGAGTTGTCGCGCCATATCGGCCCGCTGGCGCGGGTGCTGGTGCGCAAGGTGCTGCCGCTGGCGCAGGACATCGCCCATCTGCGCGAAACCCTGGCCCCGGCGATCCAGGAGTCGCGCACCCGGGCCTCGTTTTTGGCGGGTACCGCTGCGGTGGGCCAGGCGCAGCCGGGCAGCAAGACCGCGCCCAGTGGCTTCCAGGCCACCACGGGTGCCGGGAGCCTCACCCCGGAGGGGCTGGGTTCGCGGCCCATGCCGCTGAGTCAAGCGCCCAGCCAGCCGGTAGTGAGCCGCCCCAACAAGCTGGGCAACCCCGGTGCCAGCCAGTCGGTATCCCAGTTGCAGTCGCAGTCTCAGTCGTCTATGCACCCGTTTGCCATCAGCTCGGACGAGCTGGCCACCATCGAGCTGGCGTTGAGCAAGTTCATCGGCCCCATCGCCCGGGTGCTGATCCGCAAAAAAGCCGGCCATTGCACCAGCTTCAAGGACTTCATTGCCACCATCGCCCAGACCATCGACCGGCCCGACCAGCGCGAGCTGTTCATCCAGTCTTTGAAGCGTGCGTTGCCCAAGCGTACGTACTGA
- the ousW gene encoding glycine betaine/choline transport system permease protein OusW: MSDLLTQVTEATHDMLPLGKWVNAGVKSLLDNSAAVFDSIGVVVEGFAQSIEQGMLAIPFWLVILVATVVGWRRLGWKFGVFVALALMLIVVTGFWPQTMVTLALTLSATIISLIFGIPLGIWCARNNHVNASVRPILDFMQTMPAFVYLIPAAMLFGLGRVPGTIATVIFAMPPVVRLTSLGIRQVSSEQVEAGNAFGCTATQLLFKVQLPIALPTIMAGVNQTIMMALSMVIIASMVGAGGLGNDVLASIQRLDIGLGFESGLAVVLLAIILDRLTESFGVARKNRES; encoded by the coding sequence ATGTCTGATCTGCTCACCCAAGTCACCGAAGCCACCCACGACATGCTGCCCCTGGGCAAGTGGGTCAACGCCGGGGTCAAAAGCCTGCTGGACAACAGCGCTGCCGTGTTCGACTCCATTGGCGTGGTGGTCGAAGGCTTTGCCCAGTCCATCGAGCAGGGCATGCTGGCCATCCCCTTCTGGCTGGTGATTCTGGTCGCCACCGTGGTGGGCTGGCGCCGCCTGGGCTGGAAGTTTGGCGTGTTTGTTGCTTTGGCCTTGATGCTGATCGTGGTGACCGGCTTCTGGCCGCAAACCATGGTGACCCTGGCGCTGACGCTGTCGGCCACCATCATCAGCCTGATTTTCGGAATTCCGCTGGGCATCTGGTGTGCCCGCAACAACCATGTGAACGCCAGCGTGCGCCCCATCCTCGACTTCATGCAAACCATGCCGGCTTTCGTCTACCTGATCCCCGCGGCCATGCTGTTCGGCCTGGGCCGCGTACCCGGCACGATCGCCACCGTGATCTTCGCCATGCCGCCGGTGGTGCGTCTGACCAGCCTGGGTATCCGCCAGGTCAGCTCCGAGCAGGTAGAAGCCGGTAACGCCTTTGGCTGCACCGCCACGCAGTTGCTGTTCAAGGTGCAGTTGCCGATTGCCCTTCCCACCATCATGGCCGGGGTCAACCAGACCATCATGATGGCTCTGTCCATGGTCATCATTGCGTCCATGGTGGGCGCAGGTGGCCTGGGCAACGACGTGCTGGCCAGTATCCAGCGGCTGGACATCGGCCTCGGGTTTGAGAGTGGTCTGGCCGTGGTTTTGCTGGCTATCATTCTGGACCGGCTCACCGAGAGTTTTGGTGTCGCCCGCAAGAACAGAGAAAGCTAA
- the cdhR_5 gene encoding HTH-type transcriptional regulator CdhR, with product MPRISPESAPVVAFGANDSSAKARAIHIGFILLPEYSMIAFANAVETLRMANYISRQTLYRWTVISPGDQAAVASNGLAISAVGATAGPAGLTDCDMVFVCGGVNVRQATDDTVRQLLRQCAASGATMGSLCTGAFALANAGLLDGYRCAIHWENLAAISEEFPKVQFSTEVFIVDRDRITCSGGTSPLHLMLHLMRERFGAKLVMDVSEQFIIERLRASKDRQRIPQPECIGPGYQHLTEAAEIMAANIEEPLPLAELASAINLSLRQLERLFHRYFSMNPAQYYMNLRLRRAQELLTHSSMPIMQVTVACGFQSSSHFCKAYRSLFGQSPSEERRSHAAATAKPRASNWQERPGPVMRVA from the coding sequence GTGCCCCGCATTTCCCCCGAATCCGCCCCGGTTGTTGCATTTGGAGCCAATGACTCCAGTGCCAAGGCACGCGCGATCCACATCGGCTTCATCCTGCTGCCCGAGTATTCGATGATTGCCTTTGCCAACGCGGTGGAAACCCTGCGCATGGCCAACTACATCAGCCGCCAGACGCTGTACCGCTGGACCGTGATCAGCCCTGGCGACCAGGCCGCCGTGGCCAGCAATGGCCTGGCAATCAGCGCTGTGGGCGCAACAGCAGGGCCTGCGGGGCTGACCGACTGCGACATGGTGTTTGTCTGCGGCGGGGTCAATGTGCGCCAGGCCACCGACGATACCGTGCGCCAGTTGCTGCGCCAATGTGCCGCCTCCGGTGCCACCATGGGCTCGTTGTGCACCGGGGCGTTTGCGCTGGCCAACGCCGGGCTGCTGGACGGCTACCGCTGTGCCATCCACTGGGAAAATCTGGCCGCCATCAGCGAAGAGTTCCCCAAGGTGCAGTTTTCCACCGAAGTCTTCATCGTCGACCGCGACCGCATCACCTGCTCGGGCGGTACCAGCCCGCTGCACCTGATGCTGCACCTGATGCGCGAGCGCTTTGGGGCCAAGTTGGTGATGGACGTGTCCGAGCAGTTCATCATCGAGCGCCTGCGCGCCAGCAAAGACCGCCAGCGCATCCCCCAGCCCGAGTGCATCGGCCCCGGCTACCAGCACCTGACCGAGGCCGCCGAGATCATGGCCGCCAACATCGAAGAGCCCCTGCCGCTGGCCGAGCTGGCCAGTGCCATCAACCTGTCGCTGCGCCAGCTGGAGCGCCTGTTCCACCGCTACTTCAGCATGAACCCGGCGCAGTACTACATGAACCTGCGCTTGCGCCGCGCCCAGGAGCTGCTCACGCACAGCAGCATGCCCATCATGCAGGTCACCGTGGCCTGCGGCTTCCAGTCGTCATCGCACTTCTGCAAAGCCTACCGCAGCCTGTTTGGCCAATCGCCCAGCGAAGAACGCCGCAGCCACGCCGCGGCCACCGCCAAGCCGCGCGCCAGCAACTGGCAGGAGCGGCCCGGCCCGGTGATGCGGGTGGCTTGA